In Thermodesulfobacteriota bacterium, a single genomic region encodes these proteins:
- the leuS gene encoding leucine--tRNA ligase: MKDSYKPEEIEKKWRDIWDKGKVYEVRTEKDREKYYVLEMFPYPSGRIHMGHVRNYTIGDVVARYKRTRGYNVLHPIGWDAFGLPAENAAIARGVHPAEWTYDNIAQMKAQLKQLGFSYDWTREIATCDPAYYKWEQMVFTRMYEKGLAYRKSTTVNWCPSCETVLANEQVEDGLCWRCGSVVEQKVMEGWFFKTTEYTEELLEYTEKLKYGWPERVLAMQKNWIGKSTGAEIEFPLAEPVDGDSALSIFTTRPDTVFGVTYMSIAPEHPLATELIKGKPEEKTALEFIKRVTQQSSLERIAEGAGKEGVFTGAFAINPFTGGRVPIYIANFVLIEYGTGIIMCVPAHDQRDFEFAKEYGLPIVPVIEPEGTHLRAEDMTQAFEDTGIMVNSEQFSGLPSEEGKEKVIEFVEGKGIGKRRVNYRLRDWGISRQRYWGAPIPIVYCDKCGIVPVPDEDLPVELPLDIEFTGKGGSPLSKAESFVNTVCPKCGGKARRETDTMDTFVESSWYFLRYASPHYEKAMFDKKEVGYWLPVDRYIGGIEHAILHLLYARFYTKVLRDLGMCKLDEPFTNLLTQGMVIKDGAKMSKSVGNIVDPDDMIKKYGADTVRLFMLFAAPVQKDLDWSDEGIEGAYRFLNRLWRLVSDRFPQIEKLKGKNPDVNKISAPGKDLLTKVHKTIKKVSDDLEKFQFNTAIAAVMELLNDTSRFEPSGGEDEKVVREAVEAMVRLLYPIAPHVSEELWSELGYGKSLVDEPWLEWNKELVAGAAITVVVQVNGKVRAQLSMDADVSDEGMREAAFADEKVKGYLAGKEPKKVFVVPKKIVNIVV, translated from the coding sequence ATGAAAGACAGCTACAAGCCTGAAGAAATAGAAAAAAAGTGGCGGGACATATGGGACAAGGGAAAGGTCTACGAGGTCAGGACCGAGAAGGACCGTGAGAAATACTACGTCCTCGAGATGTTCCCTTACCCCTCCGGGCGCATACACATGGGCCACGTGAGGAACTACACGATAGGGGACGTCGTCGCGCGGTACAAGCGCACGAGGGGTTATAACGTGCTCCACCCGATCGGATGGGACGCGTTCGGCCTCCCCGCCGAAAACGCCGCCATCGCACGCGGCGTGCACCCGGCAGAGTGGACATACGACAACATCGCGCAGATGAAGGCTCAGCTCAAGCAGCTCGGCTTCAGTTACGACTGGACGAGGGAGATCGCCACATGCGACCCGGCTTATTACAAGTGGGAGCAGATGGTGTTTACCCGGATGTATGAGAAAGGGCTCGCCTACCGGAAATCGACGACCGTCAACTGGTGCCCTTCCTGCGAGACGGTGCTCGCGAACGAGCAGGTGGAGGACGGGCTCTGCTGGCGCTGCGGCTCCGTAGTCGAGCAGAAGGTAATGGAGGGATGGTTTTTCAAGACGACGGAATATACCGAGGAGCTCCTCGAATACACTGAAAAGCTCAAATACGGCTGGCCCGAAAGGGTACTTGCCATGCAGAAGAACTGGATCGGGAAGAGCACCGGCGCCGAGATCGAATTCCCGCTTGCAGAGCCCGTCGATGGCGATAGCGCGCTTAGCATATTCACCACGCGCCCGGATACCGTGTTCGGCGTCACGTACATGAGCATAGCGCCCGAGCATCCGCTTGCAACGGAGCTTATAAAAGGGAAACCCGAGGAAAAGACGGCGCTCGAATTCATAAAGAGAGTCACTCAGCAGTCGAGCCTCGAAAGGATAGCGGAAGGGGCCGGGAAAGAGGGCGTCTTCACGGGCGCTTTCGCTATCAATCCATTCACAGGAGGGCGCGTCCCGATATACATAGCCAACTTCGTGCTCATCGAATACGGCACCGGAATAATCATGTGCGTCCCCGCCCACGACCAGCGTGACTTCGAGTTCGCGAAGGAATACGGGCTTCCGATCGTTCCCGTGATAGAACCCGAAGGGACTCATCTCCGCGCTGAAGACATGACCCAGGCCTTTGAGGATACCGGCATAATGGTGAATTCGGAGCAGTTCTCGGGACTTCCTTCGGAAGAAGGGAAAGAAAAAGTCATCGAATTTGTCGAGGGAAAGGGGATAGGGAAGAGGAGGGTCAATTACAGGCTCAGGGACTGGGGCATCTCGCGGCAGAGGTATTGGGGCGCGCCGATTCCGATCGTCTACTGCGATAAGTGCGGTATAGTTCCCGTGCCGGACGAAGACCTCCCCGTCGAGCTCCCGCTCGATATAGAGTTTACGGGGAAGGGCGGCTCGCCGCTGTCCAAGGCGGAGAGCTTCGTCAACACCGTATGCCCGAAGTGCGGCGGTAAGGCGAGGCGCGAGACGGACACCATGGATACGTTCGTCGAGTCCTCGTGGTACTTCCTCAGATACGCGTCCCCTCATTACGAGAAAGCCATGTTCGATAAAAAAGAGGTCGGATACTGGCTCCCCGTCGACAGGTACATAGGCGGCATCGAGCACGCGATACTCCACCTCCTCTACGCGAGGTTCTATACGAAGGTCCTCCGGGACCTGGGGATGTGCAAGCTCGACGAGCCTTTCACGAACCTCCTCACGCAGGGCATGGTCATAAAGGACGGTGCCAAGATGTCGAAGTCAGTCGGCAATATCGTAGACCCCGACGACATGATAAAGAAATACGGCGCCGATACGGTGCGGCTGTTCATGCTCTTCGCCGCGCCCGTTCAGAAGGACCTTGACTGGAGCGACGAGGGGATTGAAGGGGCGTACAGGTTCCTTAACAGGCTCTGGCGTCTCGTCTCAGACAGGTTCCCTCAGATCGAAAAACTTAAAGGCAAAAACCCGGACGTGAATAAAATATCCGCCCCTGGAAAGGACCTGCTTACCAAGGTGCATAAGACCATAAAGAAGGTCAGTGACGACCTGGAGAAGTTTCAGTTCAATACCGCAATCGCCGCCGTCATGGAGCTCCTCAACGACACCTCGCGCTTCGAGCCTTCCGGAGGCGAGGACGAGAAGGTCGTAAGAGAGGCGGTCGAGGCGATGGTCAGGCTCCTTTACCCGATCGCCCCCCACGTTTCGGAAGAGCTGTGGAGCGAGCTCGGCTACGGCAAATCTCTCGTGGACGAGCCCTGGCTCGAGTGGAATAAAGAGCTTGTGGCCGGAGCCGCGATAACCGTCGTCGTTCAGGTGAACGGCAAGGTCAGGGCGCAGCTTTCGATGGACGCGGACGTGAGTGACGAAGGCATGAGAGAGGCCGCATTCGCCGATGAAAAGGTAAAGGGTTATCTCGCCGGAAAAGAGCCAAAGAAGGTATTCGTAGTGCCTAAAAAGATAGTCAATATAGTGGTTTAG
- a CDS encoding uracil-DNA glycosylase → MSRESELKGIIEDLKNYLEFEKSMGVGRVSVIKEAKEEPPPKPQDREPARAQMKAPVKTEKKEDVIKVEQQIGIFDASAKRMTLEEIRAEIGDCTRCKLSEGRTNIVFGEGNPKARLVFVGEGPGRDEDLQGRPFVGRAGQLLNKIIEAMGLKREDVYICNVVKCRPPDNRTPEPDEMATCEQFLFKQIRSIEPQVIVCLGSTAAQSVLKSKLSLGSLRGKFHQYGRAKLMVTYHPAALLRNPNFKKPLWEDMQVVMKELGISRPGD, encoded by the coding sequence ATGAGCCGCGAATCGGAGCTTAAAGGCATTATCGAGGACTTAAAGAACTACCTGGAATTCGAGAAATCGATGGGGGTCGGGAGGGTGTCCGTAATAAAAGAGGCGAAAGAAGAGCCGCCCCCGAAACCGCAAGATAGAGAGCCCGCGAGAGCACAGATGAAAGCGCCTGTAAAAACCGAAAAGAAGGAAGACGTCATCAAGGTAGAGCAGCAGATCGGCATATTCGACGCATCGGCCAAGAGAATGACGCTCGAGGAGATAAGGGCCGAGATAGGAGACTGCACGAGGTGCAAGCTCTCTGAAGGAAGGACGAATATCGTGTTCGGGGAAGGGAACCCGAAGGCGAGGCTCGTGTTCGTGGGCGAAGGGCCCGGGAGGGATGAGGACTTGCAGGGACGGCCGTTCGTGGGGAGAGCCGGGCAGTTACTCAACAAGATCATAGAGGCGATGGGGTTAAAGAGGGAGGACGTATACATTTGCAACGTGGTGAAGTGCCGCCCGCCCGACAACAGGACGCCCGAGCCCGACGAGATGGCGACCTGCGAGCAGTTCCTCTTCAAGCAGATTCGGTCGATAGAGCCCCAGGTTATAGTGTGCCTCGGGAGCACGGCCGCCCAGTCGGTGCTTAAATCGAAACTCAGCCTCGGGAGCCTCCGCGGGAAGTTCCATCAGTACGGAAGGGCGAAACTTATGGTAACTTATCATCCGGCTGCCCTTCTCAGGAACCCGAATTTCAAGAAGCCCCTCTGGGAAGACATGCAGGTAGTAATGAAGGAATTGGGAATCTCAAGACCGGGCGATTAG
- a CDS encoding VOC family protein, with the protein MMKQAKNTICLWYNGDAEEAARFYAETFPDSSVGAVLRAPGDFPSGEQGDVLTVEFTVMGIPCLGLNGGPAFKHNEAFSFQVATVDQAETDRYWNAIVGNGGEESACGWCKDKWGLSWQITPIALIKAITDPDRAAAKRAFDAMMQMKKIDIAAIEAARRG; encoded by the coding sequence ATGATGAAGCAAGCAAAGAACACGATTTGCCTTTGGTACAATGGCGACGCCGAAGAGGCGGCGCGTTTTTACGCCGAGACCTTCCCCGATTCATCTGTTGGCGCGGTACTCCGCGCACCGGGAGATTTTCCGTCGGGGGAGCAAGGGGACGTGTTGACGGTCGAGTTTACCGTTATGGGGATTCCTTGCCTCGGGCTCAATGGCGGACCCGCATTCAAGCACAACGAAGCGTTCTCATTTCAGGTCGCAACTGTTGACCAGGCCGAAACGGATCGTTACTGGAACGCGATAGTAGGCAACGGTGGCGAGGAGAGTGCGTGCGGCTGGTGCAAGGACAAATGGGGATTGTCCTGGCAGATCACGCCGATTGCTCTCATCAAAGCGATAACCGATCCCGATCGCGCTGCCGCCAAGCGCGCATTCGATGCGATGATGCAGATGAAAAAGATCGACATTGCTGCAATCGAGGCGGCGCGCCGCGGTTGA
- a CDS encoding DNA polymerase ligase N-terminal domain-containing protein: MGNRFVVHEHHSSRLHFDFRLEMEGVLRSWAVPKGPSMIPDERRLAIEVEDHPLEYIDFEGIIPRGMYGAGAVVIWDEGTYELITEERDKIEFILYGQKLRGKFDMIRYKSRGVENQWLLIKQKDEFAVRHWKLETCLTKSKLSKLEERIPPCEFR; encoded by the coding sequence ATGGGTAACAGGTTCGTGGTGCACGAGCATCATTCGTCGAGGCTGCATTTCGACTTCCGTCTGGAGATGGAAGGAGTGCTCCGCTCGTGGGCGGTGCCGAAAGGGCCGTCCATGATACCGGACGAAAGGAGGCTGGCTATCGAAGTGGAAGACCACCCGCTCGAATACATCGATTTCGAGGGCATCATACCGAGAGGGATGTACGGCGCGGGGGCGGTCGTGATCTGGGACGAGGGGACGTACGAATTGATAACGGAAGAAAGAGACAAGATAGAGTTTATCCTTTACGGACAGAAGCTCCGCGGGAAATTCGATATGATTCGCTATAAAAGCAGGGGCGTTGAAAACCAGTGGCTGCTTATCAAGCAGAAGGACGAGTTTGCGGTCCGCCACTGGAAGCTCGAGACGTGCCTGACCAAATCTAAATTGTCCAAACTGGAGGAGCGTATCCCGCCCTGCGAGTTCCGTTAA
- a CDS encoding OsmC family protein has translation MKRNASAVWKGDLKSGKGAISTDSGVLSDTQYSFKTRFEDGKGTNPEELIAAAHAGCFSMALSSELGKLGLTADTIRTTASVSLEKTDAGFTITAVHLDLKAKVPGADKAAFETAANNAKKGCPVSRVLNAEITLDAALES, from the coding sequence ATGAAACGTAATGCATCTGCTGTGTGGAAAGGGGATTTAAAAAGCGGTAAAGGCGCTATTTCGACCGATAGCGGCGTGCTTTCGGACACGCAATATTCGTTCAAGACGCGGTTCGAAGACGGGAAGGGCACTAACCCCGAAGAGCTCATCGCGGCCGCCCACGCGGGCTGCTTCTCTATGGCGCTCTCGTCCGAGCTCGGGAAGCTCGGCCTGACTGCGGATACAATAAGGACCACTGCCTCGGTCTCTCTCGAAAAAACGGACGCGGGGTTCACGATCACTGCCGTTCACCTGGACCTCAAGGCGAAGGTTCCGGGTGCGGATAAGGCTGCGTTCGAAACGGCCGCGAATAACGCGAAGAAGGGCTGCCCCGTGTCCCGCGTGCTCAACGCCGAGATCACGCTCGACGCGGCGCTCGAGAGCTGA
- a CDS encoding NnrS family protein, translating to MKRIITTADQDFSIFESAYRPFFILAAVSSLYYMTLWTAFYTFKLRLNFESVSPTMWHAHEMLYGYAVAVIAGFSLTIEKYRFGAAISKKSALIILVVLWILARVFISLTLITDISWKTGAALDCLFMIILAARLLYPVLRGMDREKTGLAAHVALLAVSDVVFYLGVLGVLPDGERLGAYSALFLVVSIILLMGRMMIPLFIRNGLDFEFQPRNWRAVDRLSLLFFVSFFILELFFKSGRPVLIISGALALIYSVRLYGWYSGRIWGKPMLWVLYVAYAWIAVGFGLNFLSMFLNIPEMPALHSFTYGAIGMMTVGFMTRVTLGHTGRNVFAPPKAAFWIFTVLLAGAVVRVFFPIADSGNYLLWVAVSQILWILSFSILAAVFLPMLWGPPAEKRA from the coding sequence TTGAAACGGATAATCACGACCGCCGACCAGGACTTCTCGATATTCGAATCCGCTTACAGGCCGTTTTTTATCTTGGCTGCTGTGTCATCGCTCTATTACATGACGCTATGGACGGCATTCTACACATTCAAGCTCAGGCTCAACTTTGAAAGCGTCTCCCCGACCATGTGGCACGCGCACGAGATGCTCTACGGCTACGCGGTAGCGGTGATAGCGGGCTTTTCGCTGACCATAGAAAAGTACAGGTTCGGCGCCGCGATAAGCAAAAAATCAGCGCTCATTATATTGGTAGTCCTCTGGATACTCGCGAGGGTGTTCATATCGCTTACTTTAATAACCGACATATCGTGGAAGACAGGGGCTGCGCTCGACTGCCTGTTCATGATTATCCTCGCCGCAAGGTTATTGTATCCGGTATTAAGGGGAATGGACCGGGAGAAAACGGGGCTCGCCGCTCACGTGGCGCTCCTGGCCGTAAGCGACGTCGTATTTTATCTCGGCGTGCTTGGAGTTCTGCCGGACGGCGAGCGCCTGGGCGCATATTCAGCCTTATTCCTTGTCGTATCCATAATCCTCCTGATGGGGCGGATGATGATTCCATTATTCATCAGGAACGGGCTCGATTTCGAATTCCAGCCCAGGAACTGGAGAGCGGTCGATAGGCTGAGCCTTCTCTTCTTCGTCTCGTTTTTCATTCTGGAGCTCTTTTTCAAGAGCGGACGGCCCGTCTTGATAATCTCGGGAGCGCTCGCGCTCATTTATTCGGTCAGGCTGTACGGGTGGTATTCCGGCAGGATATGGGGCAAACCGATGCTCTGGGTGCTCTACGTCGCCTATGCGTGGATAGCAGTCGGGTTCGGCCTCAACTTCCTCTCCATGTTTTTGAATATCCCGGAGATGCCTGCGCTCCATAGCTTCACGTACGGGGCGATAGGGATGATGACGGTCGGGTTCATGACCCGCGTGACCCTGGGACATACGGGGAGGAACGTATTCGCCCCGCCTAAGGCCGCGTTCTGGATATTTACTGTGCTGCTTGCGGGGGCAGTCGTAAGGGTGTTCTTCCCGATTGCGGACAGCGGCAATTATCTCCTCTGGGTCGCCGTCTCGCAGATATTGTGGATCCTTTCGTTCTCAATTCTCGCAGCCGTATTCCTGCCGATGCTGTGGGGACCTCCGGCGGAGAAAAGAGCATGA
- a CDS encoding methylated-DNA--[protein]-cysteine S-methyltransferase: MKNELTFRDKYDAIGKQSKLYEGVFVTAVKSTGIFCRPSCRARKPKPENVLFFDTAGEAVQHGYRPCKICKPMEKMDETPGYIESLLAELHENPYLRIKDNDLYERGVEPNQIRRWFKKHHNMTFQAYQRMLRINSAFNDIKRGETITSSAFSSGYGSLSGFNDSCRSIFGGPASESKHKTTINIARFTTPIGPMFACATGEGICLLEFTDRKMLETEFKDLCRGLDAVILPGKNDHLGQVQSELSEYFAGTRRQFTVPLHTPGTDFQRSVWKVLQEIPYGETRTYKQQAIAVGNPKGVRAVASANGENRVAIIIPCHRVIGSNAQLVGYGGGIYRKKWLLDLESRRGNGRH; this comes from the coding sequence ATGAAAAACGAACTGACTTTCCGGGATAAATACGACGCCATAGGCAAGCAAAGCAAATTGTATGAAGGCGTATTCGTTACGGCCGTTAAGTCGACCGGAATTTTCTGCCGCCCTTCATGCCGCGCGAGGAAGCCGAAGCCCGAAAATGTCCTCTTTTTCGATACCGCCGGTGAGGCCGTACAGCACGGCTACAGGCCATGCAAGATATGCAAGCCTATGGAAAAAATGGACGAAACCCCGGGCTATATCGAATCTCTTCTGGCCGAGCTCCATGAGAACCCATACCTTAGAATCAAGGATAACGATTTGTACGAGAGGGGCGTCGAGCCCAATCAGATCAGACGGTGGTTTAAAAAACATCACAACATGACTTTCCAGGCGTATCAGCGGATGCTGCGGATCAACAGCGCGTTCAATGACATTAAAAGGGGCGAGACTATCACGAGCTCGGCATTCAGCAGCGGGTACGGCTCACTTAGCGGATTTAACGACAGCTGCCGGTCGATATTCGGCGGCCCCGCATCCGAGAGCAAACACAAGACTACGATCAACATAGCCCGCTTTACGACACCCATAGGCCCCATGTTCGCCTGCGCTACCGGGGAGGGCATATGTCTCCTTGAGTTTACAGACAGGAAAATGCTGGAGACGGAGTTCAAAGACCTGTGCAGGGGGCTCGACGCCGTCATTTTGCCGGGGAAAAATGACCATCTGGGTCAGGTTCAATCGGAGCTGTCGGAATATTTCGCGGGGACGAGACGGCAGTTTACCGTCCCGTTGCACACGCCCGGCACTGACTTTCAGCGATCGGTCTGGAAAGTCCTGCAGGAAATACCCTACGGGGAGACCAGGACGTACAAGCAGCAGGCCATAGCCGTGGGCAATCCGAAGGGCGTGAGAGCGGTCGCTTCCGCCAACGGGGAGAACCGCGTGGCCATTATTATTCCCTGCCATAGGGTAATCGGCTCCAACGCTCAATTGGTCGGCTACGGCGGGGGCATTTACAGAAAAAAATGGCTACTCGATCTGGAGTCTCGCCGCGGCAACGGCCGGCATTAA
- a CDS encoding DUF5996 family protein: MPSERRTQRREAWPSLPLDEWKDTYATLHMWTQIVGKVRFALTPWVNHSWHVTLYVTSRGLTTSPIPYGERTFQIDFDFIDQKLVIMTSGGDVRFIELRPRTVSDFYGEVMSTLHGLGLDVRIHTLPNEVQDPIPFEKDVTHKSYDPEYANRFWRILVQTDRMFKEFRSHFIGKCSPVHFFWGSFDMAVTRFSGRTAPPHPGGVPHLPDVVAREAYSHEVSSCGFWPGGGPVPYPVYYSYAYPAPEGFKDAPVKPKGAFYSADLGEFLLPYDEVKSAGKPDAVLLDFLQCTYEAAADLAKWDRPALERDKLP; the protein is encoded by the coding sequence ATGCCGTCAGAACGTAGAACGCAGCGCAGAGAGGCGTGGCCGAGCTTGCCGCTCGACGAATGGAAAGACACGTATGCCACACTCCACATGTGGACTCAGATCGTAGGCAAGGTCAGGTTCGCACTGACCCCGTGGGTCAACCATTCATGGCACGTGACGCTCTATGTGACAAGCCGCGGTCTGACTACATCGCCAATTCCGTACGGCGAGAGGACTTTTCAGATCGATTTCGACTTCATAGACCAGAAGCTCGTGATAATGACGAGCGGCGGCGACGTCCGCTTTATCGAACTCCGCCCGCGCACTGTATCAGATTTTTACGGCGAGGTTATGTCCACACTCCACGGCCTGGGTCTCGATGTTCGCATTCACACTCTGCCGAACGAGGTACAGGACCCTATCCCGTTTGAGAAGGATGTCACGCATAAATCGTACGACCCCGAATACGCAAACCGCTTCTGGCGCATCCTCGTCCAGACGGACCGCATGTTCAAGGAGTTCCGCTCGCACTTCATCGGCAAGTGCAGCCCGGTGCATTTCTTCTGGGGGAGCTTCGACATGGCCGTGACCAGGTTTTCCGGCCGCACCGCCCCGCCGCACCCAGGAGGGGTTCCTCACCTCCCCGACGTCGTCGCGCGCGAGGCGTACTCGCACGAGGTGAGCAGCTGCGGCTTCTGGCCAGGCGGGGGCCCCGTGCCCTATCCGGTCTACTACTCATACGCCTACCCGGCCCCCGAAGGGTTCAAGGACGCCCCTGTTAAGCCGAAAGGCGCTTTCTACAGCGCTGACCTCGGGGAGTTCCTCCTTCCTTATGACGAGGTGAAAAGTGCCGGGAAGCCCGATGCTGTGCTTCTCGACTTCCTCCAATGCACATACGAAGCGGCTGCGGATCTCGCGAAGTGGGACCGCCCCGCGCTCGAGCGCGACAAGCTTCCGTGA
- a CDS encoding copper chaperone PCu(A)C, with amino-acid sequence MRKYVFSVAVLFLLTGLSFAESKVVVEGAWVGEVPPSSPVAAAYMTIKNEGTSDDKLLSVTSSISGSTMIHETVVDDQGVARMNMVDALVIPAGKSVVLKPGGTHIMLMDLKEPVTGKAKIGLDLKFENAGDVKVEAPVKKLGE; translated from the coding sequence ATGAGAAAGTACGTGTTTTCTGTTGCTGTGTTATTTCTTTTGACTGGATTGTCATTCGCCGAGAGCAAGGTCGTGGTGGAAGGAGCCTGGGTGGGCGAAGTCCCGCCTTCTTCCCCCGTGGCCGCGGCTTACATGACGATAAAGAATGAAGGGACGTCGGACGACAAGCTCTTGAGCGTTACGAGCAGCATTTCGGGGAGCACTATGATCCACGAGACGGTCGTCGACGATCAGGGCGTCGCGAGGATGAATATGGTCGATGCGCTCGTCATCCCGGCGGGGAAGAGCGTCGTGCTCAAGCCGGGCGGCACTCACATCATGCTCATGGACTTGAAAGAACCCGTCACCGGGAAAGCGAAGATCGGGCTCGACCTCAAGTTCGAGAACGCCGGCGATGTGAAGGTCGAGGCCCCGGTCAAGAAGCTCGGCGAGTAA
- a CDS encoding glycerol dehydrogenase, protein MGRVKKLTKSAPETFTPAKVFSAEASSNKIIPNVLNSPQKYIQGDGVLNDLGLYLGLIHSRHAAVLISEGGNRRFGGPIAESLKRSGITLTLVPFKGESSYEEIGRVTELLTKEKTPVDSVVAVGGGKCLDTGRGVAYRLSVPAVICPTTASTDAPCAGLSAIYFPDGKFRGVELYPLNPALVIVDTRVAAEAPVRFIVSGMGDAMATWYEARTCFQNPGGKAILGTRPTIASVAIAELCADTLYGHGAKAAEAVKDSQVNESVERVVEANTLMSGIGFESCGIAAAHCVAQGLTVIPSIHKNYLHGEMVAIGLMTHLVLEGKEDEARKVGTFFAEVGLPLHLDQISLDPARDVETLRKICKAAVELPFIHNEPFNVTEETLLNAILEADKLGLGIADSVGDVAYLALHGK, encoded by the coding sequence ATGGGAAGGGTTAAGAAATTAACTAAATCGGCGCCTGAGACGTTTACACCGGCAAAGGTTTTCTCCGCCGAGGCAAGCAGTAATAAAATCATTCCCAATGTGCTCAATTCCCCGCAGAAGTACATACAGGGAGACGGGGTTCTGAACGATCTCGGCCTGTACCTCGGGCTAATCCACAGCAGGCACGCCGCGGTGCTGATCTCCGAGGGAGGAAACAGAAGGTTCGGCGGACCGATAGCCGAAAGTCTCAAACGCTCGGGCATTACCCTCACCCTTGTCCCCTTTAAGGGGGAGAGCTCGTACGAGGAAATCGGGCGCGTGACCGAGCTCCTAACGAAAGAGAAAACTCCTGTCGATTCGGTCGTAGCTGTCGGCGGCGGAAAGTGTCTCGATACGGGGAGGGGGGTTGCCTACCGCCTGTCCGTGCCTGCTGTCATCTGTCCCACGACGGCTTCGACGGACGCACCATGCGCGGGATTGTCGGCTATATATTTTCCCGACGGTAAATTCCGGGGCGTCGAGCTCTACCCGCTCAACCCTGCTCTCGTTATAGTCGACACGAGAGTCGCGGCGGAAGCCCCGGTGCGTTTCATCGTGTCCGGCATGGGCGACGCCATGGCTACGTGGTATGAAGCGCGGACGTGTTTTCAGAATCCCGGAGGGAAAGCGATCCTCGGGACGCGCCCGACTATCGCCTCTGTCGCCATAGCCGAGCTGTGCGCCGATACGCTCTACGGCCACGGTGCTAAAGCTGCCGAAGCTGTGAAAGATTCACAGGTAAATGAATCCGTCGAGCGCGTCGTCGAAGCGAACACGCTCATGAGCGGAATAGGGTTCGAAAGCTGCGGCATCGCCGCGGCTCACTGCGTCGCTCAGGGCCTCACCGTTATCCCTTCCATACATAAAAATTACCTCCACGGCGAGATGGTCGCGATCGGTCTCATGACTCACCTCGTCCTTGAGGGAAAAGAGGACGAAGCCCGCAAGGTCGGGACATTCTTCGCCGAGGTGGGTCTGCCTCTTCACCTGGATCAAATATCGCTCGACCCGGCGCGCGATGTGGAAACGCTTCGCAAGATATGCAAAGCCGCCGTCGAATTGCCTTTCATACACAACGAGCCCTTCAACGTCACGGAGGAGACTCTGTTGAATGCGATACTCGAAGCCGACAAACTCGGTCTCGGGATTGCGGACTCTGTAGGGGATGTTGCATACCTCGCCTTACACGGCAAGTGA
- a CDS encoding DUF6790 family protein: MAKDIITLVVGNYFLTFLIIGLIAGWISLAGKPKPRSMNVVAEAFLSYYMLFAIGINNLVNFVFHVFFGDMSAEFIGWANSPFQLEVGFASLGIGIVGVMAFRAGLPFRVATYIPPAVFSLGAAGGHIYQMIAAHNFSPGNVGLVLPTDIILPAVGFVLLHLSYKHPKTSSSR, from the coding sequence ATGGCCAAAGACATCATCACCCTCGTCGTCGGAAATTATTTTTTGACCTTCCTGATCATCGGCCTTATCGCAGGATGGATCTCGCTCGCAGGCAAGCCGAAGCCCCGCTCCATGAACGTCGTAGCCGAGGCGTTTCTCTCTTATTACATGCTTTTCGCGATAGGTATAAACAACCTCGTCAATTTCGTCTTTCACGTATTCTTCGGAGACATGTCGGCGGAGTTTATCGGATGGGCTAACAGTCCGTTTCAGCTGGAAGTCGGTTTCGCAAGCCTCGGCATAGGGATAGTCGGCGTGATGGCGTTCCGGGCGGGGCTGCCCTTCCGTGTCGCCACTTACATCCCGCCGGCAGTTTTCTCTCTCGGCGCTGCAGGGGGCCATATCTATCAGATGATCGCCGCGCATAACTTCTCACCCGGAAACGTCGGCCTCGTCCTGCCCACAGACATCATACTCCCCGCCGTCGGCTTCGTTCTGCTACACCTCTCATATAAACATCCGAAGACCAGCAGTAGTCGATGA
- a CDS encoding DUF938 domain-containing protein, translating into MEKPFSQSCENNKEPILRVLKEAFRDVSFVLEIGSGTGQHAVHFARNLPHLVWQPTDLAENIPGMKLWFDEAKLPNIKEPVVLNVSDAMWPVGEAEAIYTANTLHIMARSKIECMFDGMEPVLKKGGTLCIYGPFNYGGKYTSESNRKFDAWLREQNPQSAIRDFEWVNSLAERIGLKLVKDHEMPANNHLLEFLRS; encoded by the coding sequence ATGGAAAAGCCGTTCAGCCAATCGTGCGAAAACAATAAAGAGCCCATACTCCGCGTTTTAAAGGAAGCGTTCAGGGATGTTTCGTTCGTTCTCGAGATCGGGAGCGGCACGGGGCAGCACGCCGTCCACTTCGCGCGCAACCTCCCGCACCTCGTCTGGCAGCCCACTGATTTAGCTGAGAACATACCGGGCATGAAGCTCTGGTTCGACGAAGCGAAGCTCCCCAACATAAAAGAACCGGTCGTTCTGAACGTCTCGGACGCCATGTGGCCCGTCGGCGAAGCGGAAGCCATATACACGGCTAATACTCTTCACATAATGGCGCGCTCCAAGATCGAGTGCATGTTCGACGGTATGGAGCCCGTTCTCAAGAAGGGAGGGACCTTATGTATCTACGGGCCCTTTAATTACGGGGGGAAATATACGAGCGAGAGCAACCGGAAATTTGACGCCTGGCTCCGTGAGCAGAACCCCCAGAGCGCCATACGCGACTTCGAGTGGGTGAACTCGCTTGCGGAGAGGATAGGGCTTAAGCTCGTCAAAGACCACGAAATGCCCGCCAACAACCATCTCTTAGAGTTCCTGAGATCTTGA